In Streptomyces nojiriensis, one genomic interval encodes:
- a CDS encoding TraR/DksA family transcriptional regulator translates to MGDAFQSGHDEHGAAAFATARARLAADRTDTLARTAALGRDFDGIVAANALVAVDDEHDPEGASTAFERAHVAALMARAREHLEELDLALERLERGEYGQCEDCGGAIPPERLEIRPAATTCVRCARSVPRRPPRPD, encoded by the coding sequence ATGGGCGATGCATTCCAGTCCGGCCATGACGAGCACGGCGCGGCCGCCTTCGCGACCGCTCGCGCACGCCTCGCGGCCGACCGCACCGACACCCTGGCTCGGACGGCCGCGCTGGGTCGCGACTTCGATGGAATCGTCGCTGCGAACGCCTTGGTCGCGGTCGACGACGAGCACGACCCCGAGGGGGCCAGCACCGCCTTCGAGCGGGCCCACGTGGCCGCGCTGATGGCGCGTGCGCGCGAGCACCTGGAAGAGCTGGACCTCGCGCTGGAGCGGCTCGAGCGGGGCGAGTACGGGCAGTGCGAAGACTGCGGCGGGGCGATTCCGCCCGAGCGCCTGGAGATCCGTCCGGCGGCGACCACCTGTGTCCGCTGCGCCCGGTCCGTCCCGCGCCGGCCGCCGCGCCCCGACTGA
- a CDS encoding SpoIIE family protein phosphatase, with amino-acid sequence MDRFARLVSRALTVPVAFVSLVEENQEILPGLFGLPEPWAGRRALPVSHSLCRYVVVSGQPLVVPDARADDRLRTNPAIEDLAIVAYAGMPLTDGDGLVLGSLCAIDHEPRTWNEGELRDLEDLAAACSAELCLRILSAQSRSAQEVLETARAAADRARNDAQRLEQEAQAGMDHAELLLRASEELAQTSGLEDVRRRLRDLFVGVGKPSYVGLLVAGEDELHRVPDPDIAHAVEREVLTLPADAAFPSTQAMRERRMVFVPDREAMVADYSPEAVGFFDRMGFTTVLCLPLWGSRVLLGVLAICWDKRHEVGVTERATLTAASGYIAQAVERALYLDERISVARELQAAMLTDLPLTDHVEISALYQPAADDHMIGGDWYDAYHLPRVSASDGERTALMVTVGDITGHDMHAATIMGQIRSMLRQATLDHPPYSPATALTALDAACSVLPIEAGGTLVHARLDPADDSPDWTLTWSNAGHPPPLIRTPDGHVAQLVEHDILFHRSLGPYNRTEHQRRLLPGSTLLLYTDGLVERRRHDMHATVAQLVALLARHGDRPLDDLLHRISNRLADPSPEDDVVLLAVRTPVIAQR; translated from the coding sequence ATGGATCGGTTCGCCCGGCTTGTATCACGGGCGCTCACCGTGCCAGTGGCCTTCGTTTCGCTGGTCGAGGAGAACCAAGAGATCCTGCCCGGACTGTTCGGTCTGCCGGAGCCCTGGGCGGGGCGCAGGGCATTGCCCGTGTCGCACTCGCTCTGCCGGTACGTGGTCGTCTCCGGGCAGCCCCTCGTCGTGCCCGATGCCCGCGCCGACGACCGTCTGCGCACCAACCCGGCCATCGAAGATCTCGCGATCGTGGCGTATGCCGGGATGCCCCTCACCGACGGGGACGGGCTCGTCCTGGGCTCCCTGTGCGCCATCGACCACGAGCCCCGTACCTGGAACGAGGGCGAGCTCCGCGACCTGGAGGATCTGGCCGCGGCCTGCTCCGCCGAGCTGTGCCTGCGCATCCTGTCGGCGCAGAGCCGGTCCGCACAGGAAGTGCTGGAGACCGCACGGGCCGCCGCCGACCGCGCCCGAAACGACGCGCAGCGCCTGGAACAGGAAGCCCAGGCCGGCATGGACCACGCCGAGCTGCTGCTGAGGGCGTCGGAGGAGCTGGCGCAGACGTCCGGGCTGGAGGACGTCCGGCGCAGGCTGCGGGACCTGTTCGTCGGCGTCGGCAAGCCCAGCTACGTGGGACTGCTGGTCGCCGGCGAAGACGAACTGCACCGGGTCCCCGACCCCGACATCGCTCACGCGGTGGAACGCGAGGTCCTCACCCTGCCTGCCGATGCGGCGTTCCCGAGTACCCAGGCCATGCGTGAGCGGCGCATGGTGTTCGTTCCTGACCGGGAGGCAATGGTCGCCGACTACAGCCCAGAGGCGGTCGGGTTCTTCGACCGCATGGGTTTCACCACGGTGCTGTGCCTGCCCCTTTGGGGAAGCCGCGTCCTCTTGGGTGTCCTGGCGATCTGCTGGGACAAGCGGCACGAGGTGGGCGTCACGGAGCGCGCCACCCTCACCGCCGCGTCCGGCTACATCGCTCAGGCGGTGGAGCGCGCCCTGTACCTGGACGAGCGGATCTCCGTCGCCCGGGAGCTCCAGGCCGCCATGCTCACCGACCTCCCCCTCACCGACCACGTCGAGATCAGCGCCCTGTACCAGCCGGCCGCGGACGACCACATGATCGGCGGGGACTGGTACGACGCCTATCACCTGCCTCGTGTCTCCGCCTCCGACGGAGAGCGCACAGCACTCATGGTCACGGTGGGCGACATCACCGGGCACGACATGCACGCCGCTACGATCATGGGCCAGATCCGCAGCATGCTGCGGCAGGCCACTCTCGACCACCCGCCGTACAGCCCGGCCACTGCGCTGACCGCCCTCGACGCGGCGTGCTCGGTCCTGCCCATCGAGGCCGGCGGCACGCTGGTCCACGCACGCCTCGATCCTGCCGACGACAGCCCCGATTGGACGCTGACCTGGTCCAACGCCGGCCACCCGCCGCCCCTGATCCGCACTCCCGACGGGCATGTGGCCCAACTGGTGGAGCACGACATACTGTTCCACCGGTCGCTCGGTCCTTACAACCGCACGGAGCACCAACGCCGGCTCTTGCCAGGCTCGACGCTCCTGCTCTACACCGACGGGCTCGTCGAGCGCCGCCGTCACGACATGCACGCCACCGTCGCTCAACTCGTCGCCCTGCTCGCCCGCCACGGGGACCGCCCGCTGGACGACCTGCTCCACCGGATCAGCAACCGGCTGGCGGACCCGTCACCTGAGGACGACGTCGTCCTTCTTGCCGTGCGTACTCCCGTCATCGCGCAGCGATAA
- a CDS encoding carboxylate-amine ligase, with the protein MTVGVEEEFLLVDRRTGMPVARGPRVLEAAVPVLGGQAQKEFFGAQVEVCTRPTPSLSALRAELALLRKVVGEAAAGEECLLVATGTPAVPPGRPLTVTPGERYERMAARCSSLVGGYDGMVCGCHIHVGVAGHAQANHMRPWLPTLQAIAADSPFSLGRDSGWASHRSVEYARWPGVGPAPLLDEAGYERLADHLVRSGTLLDRRMIYWHARPSEHVPTLEIRVCDVNADLDVVVLLTALVRGLATSLVSDIGNGQPPPDLRDPRLHAAHALAARRGLTGEGLDPAGGEYVPALILAERLLARAEPGLAATGDLDLAEELFDRVRRSGGGAARQRAAHLRRGRLTDVVSELARTTAAS; encoded by the coding sequence ATGACGGTGGGCGTCGAGGAGGAATTCCTGCTCGTGGACCGGCGTACGGGCATGCCCGTGGCGCGGGGCCCTCGTGTCCTGGAAGCCGCGGTCCCGGTCCTGGGCGGACAGGCGCAGAAGGAGTTCTTCGGCGCACAGGTCGAGGTCTGCACCCGTCCCACGCCGAGTCTGTCCGCGCTGCGGGCCGAACTGGCGCTGCTGCGGAAGGTGGTGGGGGAGGCGGCGGCCGGCGAGGAGTGCCTGCTCGTCGCCACCGGTACTCCCGCCGTCCCGCCGGGGCGTCCGCTGACGGTGACCCCCGGCGAGCGCTACGAACGGATGGCCGCCAGGTGCTCGTCTCTGGTGGGTGGGTACGACGGGATGGTGTGTGGCTGCCACATCCACGTCGGAGTGGCGGGGCACGCCCAGGCCAACCACATGCGGCCCTGGCTGCCGACGCTCCAGGCGATAGCCGCCGACTCGCCGTTCTCCCTGGGGCGGGACAGCGGCTGGGCGAGTCACCGCTCGGTCGAGTATGCACGGTGGCCGGGCGTCGGTCCCGCGCCCCTGCTCGACGAGGCCGGCTATGAACGCCTCGCCGACCACCTGGTCCGCAGCGGCACCCTGCTGGACCGCCGGATGATCTACTGGCACGCCCGGCCGTCCGAGCACGTACCGACACTGGAGATCCGCGTCTGCGACGTGAACGCAGACCTTGACGTGGTCGTACTGCTCACCGCCCTGGTACGAGGCCTGGCCACCTCACTCGTGTCCGACATCGGCAACGGACAGCCACCCCCGGACCTTCGAGATCCACGTCTCCACGCTGCCCACGCTCTCGCAGCCCGTCGCGGGCTGACCGGCGAGGGCCTCGATCCCGCCGGGGGAGAGTACGTACCGGCCCTGATACTGGCGGAGAGGTTGCTGGCACGCGCGGAGCCCGGGCTGGCTGCGACCGGAGACCTGGACCTTGCGGAGGAGTTGTTCGACCGGGTGCGGCGCTCCGGCGGCGGAGCCGCCCGGCAGCGCGCCGCCCATCTACGCCGGGGGCGCCTGACCGACGTGGTGAGCGAGCTGGCGCGCACGACAGCTGCCTCCTGA
- a CDS encoding plasmid stabilization protein, which produces MKESGEKRAMSESRAKEMASRTVNKERARSEESKTASRSSTQGRSASQRGGQKSGSGGGGSSERTKDDLYHEAKRRGIEGRSTMTKQQLKNALGH; this is translated from the coding sequence ATCAAGGAGTCCGGCGAGAAGCGCGCCATGTCCGAGAGCCGGGCGAAGGAGATGGCGTCTCGGACAGTGAACAAGGAACGTGCGCGGTCGGAGGAGAGCAAGACGGCCAGCCGCAGTTCCACGCAGGGCAGGTCGGCCTCACAGCGCGGCGGGCAGAAGTCCGGCAGCGGAGGCGGAGGCTCTTCCGAGCGCACCAAGGACGACCTCTATCACGAGGCCAAGAGGCGCGGCATCGAGGGCCGCTCGACGATGACCAAGCAGCAGCTCAAGAACGCCCTCGGCCACTGA
- a CDS encoding protealysin inhibitor emfourin → MLITVTRTGGFAGREQTASLETECRADGPELEQLAERALSGEIPAGQDPVPDGFSYVIHVDSKLVELQDPYLTEDQRQLIDTVLAAAA, encoded by the coding sequence ATGCTGATCACCGTCACACGCACCGGCGGATTTGCGGGCCGGGAGCAGACTGCCTCGCTCGAAACGGAGTGCCGCGCGGACGGGCCCGAGCTGGAGCAGCTGGCTGAGCGCGCACTCAGCGGTGAGATCCCTGCGGGGCAGGACCCCGTTCCGGACGGCTTCAGCTACGTCATCCACGTCGACAGCAAGCTGGTGGAGTTACAGGATCCGTACCTCACCGAGGACCAGCGGCAGCTGATCGACACCGTTCTGGCCGCTGCAGCCTGA
- a CDS encoding fatty acid desaturase family protein: MNFSQTVRPPPARADSGSDFACLSRKIQEAGLMARRPGYYALRMAAVTALYAAGWTAFVLIGDSWWTLPAAAFLAFVFGQVALLAHDLAHRQVFRLRKASEVSGRLAGNLGIGMGYGWWQDKHTRHHANPNHEDLDPDLDPDILVWTQDQARAARGLPRLLGRSQAFLFFPLLTLEGFNLHVSGVRSLFDRSLKHRVWEGALLAAHLAAYLGVLFLVLPPGKAVVFLLVHQCLFGIYLGSIFAPNHKGMPILRGAERPDFLRRQVLTSRDVRGGRFTDIVLGGLNYQIEHHLFPSMPSPHLRRAQTIVRGYCQELGVSYLETSLVNSYRQTLASLHAAGSPLRTPRAT; this comes from the coding sequence ATGAACTTCTCCCAGACGGTGCGTCCCCCTCCCGCAAGGGCGGATTCGGGAAGCGACTTCGCCTGTCTTTCCCGGAAGATCCAGGAGGCCGGGCTCATGGCCCGGCGCCCCGGGTACTACGCACTGCGCATGGCGGCCGTGACGGCCCTGTACGCCGCCGGATGGACGGCCTTCGTCCTGATCGGCGACAGCTGGTGGACGCTACCGGCGGCCGCCTTCCTCGCCTTCGTGTTCGGGCAGGTGGCCCTGCTCGCGCACGACCTCGCCCACCGGCAGGTCTTCAGGCTGCGCAAGGCCAGCGAGGTGTCCGGGCGCCTCGCCGGCAACCTCGGCATCGGCATGGGGTACGGCTGGTGGCAGGACAAGCACACCCGCCACCACGCCAACCCCAACCACGAGGACCTCGATCCCGACCTCGACCCGGACATCCTCGTCTGGACGCAGGACCAGGCCCGCGCAGCCAGGGGACTGCCGCGGCTGCTCGGCCGCTCGCAGGCGTTCCTCTTCTTCCCGCTGCTCACGCTGGAGGGGTTCAACCTGCACGTGTCCGGGGTGCGGTCGCTGTTCGACCGCTCGCTCAAGCACCGCGTGTGGGAGGGGGCCCTGCTCGCCGCGCACCTCGCCGCCTACCTCGGCGTGCTGTTCCTGGTGCTGCCGCCCGGCAAGGCGGTCGTCTTTCTCCTCGTCCACCAGTGCCTCTTCGGCATCTATCTGGGATCGATCTTCGCCCCGAACCACAAGGGCATGCCGATCCTGCGCGGCGCCGAGCGGCCCGACTTCCTGAGGCGCCAGGTCCTGACCTCCCGCGACGTGAGAGGAGGCCGGTTCACCGACATCGTCCTGGGCGGTCTCAACTACCAGATCGAGCACCACCTCTTTCCGAGCATGCCCAGCCCGCACCTGCGCAGGGCCCAGACCATCGTCCGCGGGTACTGCCAGGAGCTCGGGGTCAGCTACCTGGAGACCAGCCTGGTCAACTCCTACCGGCAGACCCTCGCCAGCCTCCACGCGGCGGGATCCCCCCTCAGAACGCCGCGGGCCACCTGA
- a CDS encoding ATP-binding protein, protein MGAPVLNQPVPRTGQPATAARDAARAFLHRAAQVRPPAHPSNADSVLLVVTELVSNALRYTGGPCALHLELHGDHLEICVTDTSPCRPQPRPPHTDGTGGWGWLLINNLTTHVHIEPTPEGGKTIIAHSPW, encoded by the coding sequence ATGGGCGCACCCGTCCTCAATCAGCCGGTGCCCCGCACGGGTCAGCCCGCGACAGCCGCACGCGACGCCGCTCGTGCCTTCCTCCACCGCGCCGCCCAGGTCAGACCCCCTGCCCACCCCTCGAACGCCGACAGTGTCCTCCTGGTCGTCACCGAGCTCGTCAGCAACGCCCTCCGCTACACCGGGGGACCCTGCGCCCTCCACCTGGAGCTGCACGGAGATCACCTCGAGATCTGTGTCACCGACACCAGCCCCTGCCGGCCCCAGCCCCGGCCGCCCCACACGGACGGAACCGGCGGCTGGGGATGGCTGCTGATCAACAATCTCACCACCCACGTCCACATCGAGCCCACCCCCGAGGGCGGCAAAACCATCATCGCCCACTCCCCTTGGTAG
- a CDS encoding SRPBCC family protein gives MAVRNQLIHRPPQAVWAVLADPTSYGEWVVGPSESTPLDQAWPEVGSRLRYTVRLGPWSTEGVTTVRHREPGRELELEASFKALGTARIFLQLRPWGEETLVVCDEHPLRGVGGTLHNPAIEALLQLRHRGMLARLARIVEKDHARVPHA, from the coding sequence ATGGCCGTCCGCAACCAGCTGATCCATCGGCCTCCGCAGGCGGTGTGGGCGGTGCTCGCCGATCCGACCTCGTACGGGGAGTGGGTGGTGGGCCCGTCCGAGTCCACGCCGCTCGATCAGGCCTGGCCGGAGGTCGGATCCCGGCTGCGCTACACCGTGCGGCTGGGTCCCTGGTCGACCGAGGGGGTGACCACGGTTCGACACCGGGAGCCCGGCAGGGAGTTGGAGTTGGAAGCGTCGTTCAAGGCACTGGGCACCGCGAGGATCTTCCTCCAGCTCCGGCCGTGGGGCGAGGAGACCCTGGTCGTCTGCGACGAGCACCCGCTGCGCGGCGTGGGCGGAACCCTCCACAACCCCGCGATCGAAGCGCTGCTCCAGCTTCGGCACCGGGGGATGCTGGCCCGCCTGGCCAGGATCGTGGAAAAGGATCACGCAAGGGTCCCCCATGCCTGA
- a CDS encoding GlsB/YeaQ/YmgE family stress response membrane protein encodes MGIIAWILIGLLAGFIAKALMPGKDPGGVIITMLIGIAGGLLGGWLGKVIFGVDSIDGFFDLSTWIAAIIGSVILLAVYRLVTGNRRHHRHA; translated from the coding sequence ATGGGCATCATTGCTTGGATCTTGATCGGGCTTCTCGCGGGCTTCATAGCGAAGGCGCTGATGCCGGGCAAGGACCCGGGCGGCGTCATCATCACGATGCTCATCGGCATCGCGGGCGGCCTGCTCGGCGGCTGGCTCGGCAAGGTCATCTTCGGTGTCGATTCCATCGACGGCTTCTTCGACCTCTCCACCTGGATCGCCGCGATCATCGGTTCCGTCATCCTCCTCGCCGTCTACCGACTGGTGACCGGCAACCGGCGTCACCACCGCCACGCCTGA
- a CDS encoding flavodoxin family protein produces the protein MDPNNHTPLRAVALVCTLCPSPTPSGSQLLAEQTMAALAEHGVTGKTIRIADHDVKPGVKTDMGDGDAWPEIRDTILGCDILILSTPIWLGHPSSIAQRVLERLNAEISETDNEGRLLTYGKAAAVCVVGNEDGAHKVSADLFQGLNDVGFSLAPNAVTYWVGEAMQGTEYQDLDKTPQKTAATTKTLAANTAHLARRLKAAPFPAS, from the coding sequence ATGGACCCCAACAATCACACCCCGCTCCGCGCTGTCGCGCTCGTCTGCACCCTGTGCCCCTCCCCCACGCCGTCCGGCTCCCAGCTGCTGGCCGAACAGACGATGGCCGCCCTCGCCGAGCACGGCGTGACCGGGAAGACCATCCGCATCGCCGACCACGACGTAAAGCCCGGCGTGAAGACCGACATGGGCGACGGGGACGCATGGCCGGAGATCCGGGACACCATCCTGGGCTGCGACATCCTGATCCTCTCCACACCCATCTGGCTCGGCCACCCGTCCAGCATCGCCCAGCGCGTCCTGGAGCGGCTGAACGCGGAGATCTCCGAGACCGACAACGAAGGCCGCCTGCTCACGTACGGCAAGGCCGCCGCGGTCTGCGTCGTCGGCAACGAGGACGGCGCACACAAGGTCAGCGCCGATCTCTTCCAGGGCCTGAACGACGTCGGCTTCTCGCTCGCCCCGAACGCCGTCACCTACTGGGTCGGCGAAGCCATGCAGGGAACCGAATACCAGGACCTCGACAAGACCCCCCAGAAGACGGCGGCCACGACCAAGACCCTCGCCGCCAACACCGCCCATCTCGCCCGCCGCCTCAAGGCCGCTCCCTTCCCGGCGAGCTGA
- a CDS encoding nucleoside deaminase: MRPASNMPTDQARTHLLAAIDLAARARQHGNHPFGALLTDAAGNVLLTAENTVITEHDATGHAETNLVREASRTMTPDQLAEATLYTSTEPCAMCSGAIYWSGIRRVVYALAATELNVLAGVDPEEPLLDLPCRQIFEAGGNTVEVSGPYLYQEAAAVHLGYWG, encoded by the coding sequence ATGCGACCAGCTTCGAACATGCCGACCGATCAAGCCCGGACTCACCTCCTCGCGGCCATCGACCTTGCGGCCCGCGCACGCCAGCACGGCAACCATCCGTTCGGCGCGCTGCTCACCGACGCGGCCGGGAACGTCCTGCTCACCGCCGAGAACACCGTGATCACGGAGCACGATGCCACCGGGCACGCAGAGACGAACCTGGTCCGGGAGGCGTCACGCACGATGACGCCGGACCAGCTCGCCGAGGCCACGCTGTACACCAGCACCGAGCCGTGCGCGATGTGCTCGGGCGCGATCTACTGGAGCGGCATCCGGCGGGTCGTCTACGCGCTCGCGGCCACCGAGCTGAATGTCCTCGCCGGAGTGGACCCCGAAGAGCCACTGCTCGATCTCCCCTGCCGCCAGATCTTCGAGGCCGGCGGGAACACCGTCGAGGTATCGGGGCCGTACCTGTACCAAGAGGCTGCCGCAGTGCACCTCGGCTACTGGGGATAG